Proteins co-encoded in one Opitutus terrae PB90-1 genomic window:
- the cysW gene encoding sulfate ABC transporter permease subunit CysW, protein MSSAIASSLASRPAAGPAPRATNDPRWARWLLTGVALLFVTCFLLLPLGAVFTEALRRGVGAYFAAFSDSDALAAIRLTLLTAAIAVPANLVFGVAAAWAITKFQFRGKSLLTTLIDLPFAISPVISGLIYVLVFGLQGWLGPWLQEHDLKIIFAVPGIVLATIFVTFPFVARELIPLMQAQGADEEYAAITLGANGWQTFWRVTLPNIKWGLLYGVILCNARAMGEFGAVSVVSGHIRGETNTMPLHVEILYNEYDFVGAFAVASLLALLAIVTLVLKAFIEWRHAASRP, encoded by the coding sequence ATGTCCTCCGCCATCGCCAGTTCTCTCGCTAGTCGCCCCGCCGCTGGTCCGGCGCCGCGTGCGACCAACGATCCGCGATGGGCCCGCTGGCTGCTGACCGGCGTGGCGCTGCTCTTCGTCACGTGCTTCCTGCTCCTGCCGCTGGGGGCGGTGTTCACCGAGGCGTTGCGGCGCGGCGTGGGCGCCTATTTCGCCGCATTCAGCGATTCGGATGCGCTGGCGGCGATCCGGCTTACGCTGCTCACGGCGGCGATTGCGGTGCCGGCGAACCTGGTGTTCGGCGTCGCGGCGGCATGGGCGATCACCAAATTCCAGTTCCGCGGCAAGAGCCTGTTGACGACGCTCATCGACCTGCCATTCGCCATCTCCCCGGTGATCTCCGGCTTGATCTACGTGCTCGTCTTCGGGCTGCAGGGCTGGCTCGGACCCTGGCTGCAGGAGCACGATCTGAAGATCATCTTTGCCGTGCCGGGCATCGTGCTCGCCACGATCTTCGTGACCTTTCCGTTCGTCGCGCGGGAGTTGATTCCGTTGATGCAGGCGCAGGGCGCGGACGAAGAATACGCGGCCATCACGCTCGGCGCGAACGGCTGGCAGACGTTCTGGCGCGTGACGTTGCCCAACATCAAATGGGGACTGCTCTACGGTGTGATCCTCTGCAACGCCCGGGCGATGGGCGAATTCGGCGCGGTCTCGGTGGTCAGCGGCCACATCCGAGGCGAGACGAACACGATGCCGCTGCACGTCGAGATTCTCTACAACGAGTATGATTTCGTCGGCGCGTTCGCGGTCGCCTCGCTGCTGGCGCTGCTGGCGATCGTCACGCTCGTGCTGAAAGCGTTTATCGAATGGCGGCACGCGGCGAGCCGACCGTGA
- a CDS encoding MBL fold metallo-hydrolase, which translates to MEVIFLGTGTSQGVPMIGCDCAVCRSPDPRNKRTRTSVHVVMDGLHVQVDAAPEFRLQCLACDIRWVDFFILTHGHADHITGMDDLRRFCDLLGERALDVYTTDEGMSRTLSLFPYAVAERPIARGYAAFKLALMPPKRDLPQGTIESTLLPHGRLNTLGLVFTERSSGRKFVYYTDCKTVPPEAIALARGADVVVLDGLRTDPHPSHMSIPEAIAVAQEIGAKQTWLTHLTHLNDHAITEAELPAGIRLAYDGLRLTI; encoded by the coding sequence ATGGAAGTGATTTTTCTCGGCACCGGGACCTCCCAAGGCGTGCCGATGATCGGCTGCGATTGCGCGGTGTGCCGCTCGCCCGATCCCCGCAACAAACGTACCCGCACCTCCGTGCACGTGGTGATGGATGGACTGCACGTGCAGGTCGACGCCGCGCCGGAGTTCCGGCTGCAATGTCTCGCGTGCGACATCCGCTGGGTCGATTTCTTCATCCTCACGCATGGTCACGCGGATCACATCACGGGGATGGACGACTTGCGCCGTTTTTGTGACCTGCTCGGCGAGCGGGCGCTGGATGTTTATACGACGGACGAGGGCATGAGCCGCACGCTGTCGCTTTTCCCTTACGCGGTGGCGGAACGGCCGATCGCGCGGGGTTATGCGGCGTTCAAGCTGGCGCTGATGCCGCCGAAGCGCGATCTGCCGCAGGGCACGATCGAGTCGACCTTGCTGCCGCACGGCCGGCTCAACACGCTCGGGCTCGTCTTCACCGAGCGCAGCAGCGGCCGGAAGTTCGTTTACTACACCGACTGCAAAACGGTTCCACCGGAGGCGATCGCGCTGGCGCGCGGTGCCGACGTCGTGGTGCTCGATGGTCTGCGTACGGATCCGCATCCGTCGCACATGAGCATCCCGGAAGCGATCGCGGTGGCGCAGGAAATCGGGGCGAAGCAGACGTGGCTGACGCATCTGACGCATCTCAACGATCACGCGATCACCGAGGCTGAATTGCCGGCGGGCATCCGACTCGCCTACGACGGACTGCGGCTCACGATCTGA
- the ligA gene encoding NAD-dependent DNA ligase LigA, giving the protein MRPWFSSVARRLALGASLGVVALTVIPNLSCAARSVSVAETESLRRLELLRVEIARHDDLYFRKAQPEISDADYDALKQELRELESRFGRRVPRDPAALRDMGDDRVSGFPKARHRMRMLSLEKTTTESGVRAFDQALRRLVKPPAEIAYVVEPKFDGLAISATYEEGRLVRLVTRGNGEEGDDVTAAAGRIRTLPPRLAGAAWPRVVEVRGEVFLTFAEFERINRGRRENGRPTFSSPRNLAVGTLKSLEPEDREVRQLDVVFFGLGAIDGHAAPASQTQLLEWIAQWGLPSVEDARRVDSIDDAWRAVQELGGRRSHLAFPIDGAVIKLDDAVGQTAAGVSEVAPRWAIAFKYAPARVGTRVRGVALQVGRTGVITPVAELEPVALAGARITRATLHNASEMERSDLRVGDFVWIERMGEIIPAVVAVDTAQRGTVSAPFVFPRDCPGCGALLVRALDDANWRCTNDDCPARQVRKVEHYVSDEGVGIRGLGAASVEALVRSQRVREIPDLYTLTAAEVTAHTRLSAAQAARVVDAIQRSRKAPLRRVIAGLGLPGIGPAGANALGARFADLPQFAAARESDLQQVEGLRPESVRALATALSAERTQQLLARLAAAGVGAQSATADAGTLAGKEVVFTGTLPTLSRRRATELVEEAGGRVADRVTAATWRLVAGRNPASKLHQATALGVPVIEEAELLRLAEAAPE; this is encoded by the coding sequence ATGAGACCGTGGTTCAGCTCGGTCGCTCGCCGGCTCGCACTCGGCGCGAGCCTCGGCGTCGTTGCACTGACGGTGATCCCGAACCTCTCCTGTGCCGCCCGATCGGTCTCAGTTGCCGAGACGGAGTCGCTGCGAAGGCTGGAACTCCTCCGCGTGGAAATCGCGCGGCATGATGATTTGTATTTTCGGAAGGCGCAGCCGGAGATCTCCGACGCGGACTACGATGCGCTGAAGCAGGAGCTGCGGGAATTGGAGAGCCGTTTCGGCCGCAGGGTGCCACGCGACCCGGCAGCGCTGCGCGACATGGGAGATGACCGGGTCTCGGGATTTCCGAAAGCGCGGCATCGGATGCGTATGCTGAGTCTGGAGAAGACCACGACCGAGTCAGGCGTGCGCGCGTTCGATCAGGCTCTGCGTCGCCTGGTGAAACCACCGGCCGAAATCGCATATGTCGTGGAGCCGAAATTCGACGGGCTCGCGATCAGCGCCACCTACGAGGAGGGACGGCTGGTGCGCCTCGTGACGCGCGGCAACGGCGAAGAAGGGGATGATGTGACGGCGGCCGCGGGTCGGATTCGGACCCTGCCGCCAAGGCTCGCGGGCGCGGCGTGGCCGCGGGTCGTGGAAGTGCGCGGTGAGGTTTTTCTGACCTTTGCCGAATTTGAACGGATCAATCGTGGACGGCGCGAAAACGGGCGTCCCACCTTCTCGAGTCCGCGCAACCTCGCGGTCGGTACGCTCAAGTCGCTCGAGCCCGAAGATCGCGAGGTACGCCAGCTCGATGTCGTCTTTTTCGGGCTCGGCGCGATCGACGGACACGCGGCGCCGGCGAGCCAAACGCAGTTGTTGGAGTGGATCGCGCAATGGGGATTGCCGTCGGTCGAGGACGCACGCCGGGTGGACTCGATCGACGACGCATGGCGGGCGGTGCAGGAGCTCGGCGGCCGTCGCAGCCATCTCGCTTTCCCGATCGACGGCGCGGTGATCAAGCTCGACGACGCGGTCGGTCAGACGGCCGCTGGCGTGTCCGAGGTCGCGCCGCGCTGGGCGATCGCGTTCAAATACGCGCCGGCGCGAGTGGGCACGCGCGTTCGCGGCGTCGCGCTGCAGGTGGGCCGCACGGGCGTGATCACGCCGGTGGCGGAATTGGAACCGGTTGCACTCGCCGGCGCGAGGATCACGCGGGCGACGCTGCACAATGCCAGCGAGATGGAGCGAAGCGACCTGCGCGTGGGCGATTTCGTGTGGATCGAGCGAATGGGAGAAATCATTCCCGCGGTGGTCGCCGTGGACACGGCCCAGCGGGGCACGGTGAGTGCGCCGTTTGTTTTCCCTCGCGATTGCCCCGGCTGCGGTGCCTTGCTCGTGCGCGCGCTTGACGACGCAAACTGGCGCTGCACCAACGACGACTGCCCCGCGCGGCAGGTGCGCAAGGTGGAGCACTACGTTTCGGACGAGGGCGTGGGGATTCGCGGCCTTGGGGCGGCGAGTGTGGAGGCGCTGGTGCGGAGCCAACGCGTCCGCGAAATTCCCGACCTTTATACGCTCACGGCCGCAGAGGTGACGGCACACACACGGTTGTCTGCCGCACAAGCGGCGCGTGTCGTCGACGCGATTCAGCGGTCCAGAAAGGCGCCGTTGCGGCGGGTGATCGCGGGATTGGGTCTGCCCGGCATCGGTCCTGCCGGAGCGAATGCGCTCGGGGCGCGGTTTGCCGATCTGCCCCAGTTTGCGGCGGCCCGGGAATCCGACTTGCAGCAAGTCGAAGGGCTCCGTCCCGAATCGGTGCGCGCGCTGGCGACTGCTCTCAGTGCGGAACGCACGCAACAGCTGCTGGCGAGACTCGCGGCGGCGGGCGTCGGCGCGCAATCCGCCACCGCCGATGCTGGAACGCTTGCGGGCAAAGAGGTGGTGTTCACCGGCACGCTGCCGACGCTTTCTCGACGCCGCGCGACGGAGCTGGTCGAGGAAGCCGGTGGACGCGTGGCAGACCGTGTCACGGCGGCGACCTGGCGCCTCGTCGCGGGCCGGAACCCGGCATCGAAGCTGCACCAGGCGACCGCGCTGGGCGTCCCGGTGATCGAAGAGGCCGAGCTCCTGAGGCTCGCCGAGGCAGCGCCCGAGTAA
- a CDS encoding succinylglutamate desuccinylase/aspartoacylase domain-containing protein gives MVATEQIPMVYPHTLRRLYWPFVSLAEACPAVIGTDPGSFRLGARRYTIPRFTFLGPTTNVPQKRIGVFALLHGDEPAGALALLNLLTTLVADPQLASGYDLVTYPLCNPTGYEDGTRHNRAGLDLNRLFWTGSSQPEVQILERELREQAFDGLIALHADDTSEGLYGYAHGRELNEDLLVPALRASERVIPCNHDPLIDGFSACAGVINDCFKGVLRPAPEQRPQPFEIIFETPGRASLELQAQAAELAVLSILAEYRRFISYAQDL, from the coding sequence ATGGTCGCAACCGAACAGATCCCGATGGTTTACCCGCACACGTTGCGCCGGCTCTACTGGCCGTTCGTTTCGCTCGCCGAGGCGTGCCCGGCGGTGATCGGAACGGATCCGGGATCGTTTCGCTTGGGCGCACGGCGCTACACGATTCCTCGGTTCACCTTTCTGGGACCGACGACCAACGTGCCCCAGAAACGGATCGGAGTGTTCGCGCTGCTGCACGGCGATGAGCCGGCCGGTGCGCTGGCGCTGCTGAACCTGCTGACCACGCTCGTGGCCGACCCACAGCTGGCGAGCGGCTATGACCTGGTGACGTATCCGCTCTGCAATCCGACGGGCTACGAGGACGGCACGCGCCACAACCGCGCGGGTCTCGACCTCAACCGGCTCTTCTGGACCGGATCGAGCCAGCCGGAGGTGCAGATCCTCGAGCGCGAATTGCGCGAGCAGGCCTTCGACGGACTGATTGCACTCCACGCCGACGATACGAGTGAAGGGCTGTATGGCTATGCACATGGCCGCGAGCTCAACGAGGACCTGCTCGTGCCGGCGTTGCGCGCGTCCGAGCGCGTGATCCCCTGCAATCACGACCCGCTGATCGACGGGTTCAGCGCGTGCGCCGGTGTGATCAACGACTGCTTCAAAGGTGTTCTGCGCCCCGCGCCCGAACAGCGGCCGCAGCCGTTTGAGATCATCTTTGAAACGCCCGGCCGCGCCTCACTTGAGCTGCAGGCACAGGCAGCCGAACTGGCGGTGCTCAGCATCCTGGCGGAATACCGCCGGTTCATTTCCTACGCCCAGGATCTCTGA
- a CDS encoding RrF2 family transcriptional regulator, with translation MKLSKKGEYALRSLINLGIAAEMGRKLVQVSELADYEQLPVKFLEQIMQALKDEGFVVSVRGKFGGYRLAKPAKQILIGQVVRLIDGPLAPIGCVSQTAYVPCTCPDETHCGLRMLMLDVRNAIANILDRYSLADVVEVTLRKLRRDQIPAPFSPETDAATHVPNRLPARYARKAAQRHDRPRLTEADGVLHQLLGDYTI, from the coding sequence ATGAAGCTTTCGAAAAAAGGCGAATACGCGCTCCGCTCCCTGATCAACCTCGGCATTGCCGCCGAGATGGGGCGGAAGCTCGTGCAGGTGTCCGAGCTGGCGGACTACGAGCAGCTCCCGGTCAAGTTTCTCGAGCAGATCATGCAGGCGCTCAAGGACGAGGGGTTCGTTGTAAGCGTGCGCGGAAAGTTCGGTGGCTATCGGCTCGCGAAGCCGGCGAAGCAGATTCTCATTGGCCAGGTTGTTCGCCTGATCGACGGCCCGCTGGCACCCATCGGCTGCGTCAGTCAGACGGCCTACGTGCCGTGCACCTGCCCGGATGAGACGCACTGCGGGTTGCGGATGCTGATGCTCGACGTGCGCAACGCCATCGCGAACATCCTCGACCGCTACTCGCTCGCCGACGTCGTGGAGGTCACGCTGCGCAAACTGCGCCGCGATCAGATCCCGGCGCCGTTTTCGCCGGAAACCGACGCCGCCACGCACGTCCCGAATCGTTTGCCGGCGCGCTACGCCCGCAAGGCCGCGCAGCGCCACGACCGTCCGCGCCTCACCGAGGCAGACGGCGTGCTCCATCAGCTCCTCGGCGACTACACCATTTGA
- a CDS encoding OprO/OprP family phosphate-selective porin, with the protein MRTFRLFLSVAALIAVTQFGSTRSLAASSSDEIEALREQIRQLDQKLRALERKQELRDEAAATAAKPPVVTAAASGFGFAAADKAFELRIRGLFQFDARFFLDDGAPNRDQFLLRRIRTPLTGTVAGIYEFNITPELGGGTNSSTTVALWDAFVAARFSPAFGVRFGKFPSAVGLEPGSNRHFIESPFVNSLLPNRDLGVEFFGTLTDGLIDYRLGVVVGVPNNTTNFGGASPDLNDGDRTLAGRITLHPFTQLKDSPFAKLSLGVGFSHGNEQGVAGANLSNGLSNVTSQAQQLIFNYGPTLYAAGTHTRISPSAEWYPGTPFSAVAEYAHEEQDIAVDATGLTRTFENTAWRATVGYVLTGEEATKSGVNPKTAFSVGDGGWGAFEVVARVSGLDLDSALTRPVAAGGAGLSRNNNVKSAFAYGLGLNWYLNRSARFLINLENTEYEGAKTPTAAIGARDDELVFITRAQLTF; encoded by the coding sequence ATGAGAACCTTCCGCTTGTTTCTTTCCGTTGCCGCGCTCATCGCGGTGACGCAGTTCGGATCCACTCGCTCGCTTGCCGCTTCCTCCTCGGACGAAATCGAGGCGCTGCGTGAACAGATCCGGCAGCTGGATCAGAAGCTCCGAGCCCTGGAGCGCAAACAAGAGCTGCGCGACGAAGCCGCGGCGACCGCAGCCAAGCCGCCGGTCGTCACCGCGGCGGCGAGCGGATTCGGGTTCGCGGCCGCTGACAAGGCGTTCGAGCTCCGGATTCGCGGACTCTTCCAGTTCGACGCGCGCTTCTTCCTCGATGACGGCGCGCCCAACCGCGACCAGTTCCTGTTGCGCCGGATCCGCACGCCGCTGACCGGCACGGTCGCGGGAATCTATGAGTTCAACATCACGCCCGAGTTGGGTGGCGGCACCAACAGCTCCACCACGGTGGCGCTGTGGGACGCGTTTGTCGCGGCGCGCTTCTCGCCGGCGTTCGGCGTGCGGTTCGGAAAATTTCCTTCGGCGGTCGGGCTCGAGCCCGGTTCCAATCGGCACTTCATCGAATCGCCCTTCGTGAATTCGCTCCTGCCGAACCGCGATCTGGGCGTGGAGTTTTTTGGCACCCTGACCGACGGGCTCATCGACTACCGATTGGGCGTGGTGGTCGGCGTGCCGAACAACACCACGAATTTTGGCGGAGCGAGTCCGGACCTGAACGATGGCGATCGCACGCTCGCGGGCCGGATTACCCTCCATCCGTTCACGCAGCTGAAAGACAGCCCGTTCGCGAAGCTCTCACTTGGCGTCGGGTTCAGCCATGGCAACGAGCAGGGCGTCGCGGGAGCCAATCTTTCGAACGGCCTCTCCAACGTGACCAGCCAGGCTCAGCAACTGATCTTCAACTACGGGCCGACGCTCTACGCGGCCGGCACCCACACGCGGATCAGCCCGAGCGCTGAGTGGTATCCGGGGACGCCCTTCAGCGCGGTGGCGGAGTACGCGCATGAGGAGCAGGACATCGCTGTCGATGCGACCGGGCTCACCCGCACGTTCGAGAACACCGCCTGGCGCGCGACGGTCGGTTACGTGCTCACCGGCGAGGAAGCGACCAAGTCCGGCGTGAACCCGAAAACCGCCTTTAGCGTCGGCGACGGCGGGTGGGGCGCATTCGAAGTCGTCGCCCGCGTGAGCGGACTCGATCTCGACAGCGCGCTCACGCGGCCGGTCGCGGCGGGTGGCGCCGGGCTGAGCCGAAACAACAACGTGAAGAGCGCCTTCGCCTACGGGCTGGGGCTGAACTGGTATCTCAACCGCAGCGCGCGGTTCCTCATCAATCTGGAAAACACGGAATACGAGGGCGCGAAAACACCCACGGCGGCGATCGGCGCCCGCGACGACGAACTGGTGTTCATCACCCGCGCGCAGCTGACGTTCTAA
- a CDS encoding sulfate/molybdate ABC transporter ATP-binding protein, whose product MSIQVSNIRKKFGGFTALDGVDLTVPRGKLVALLGPSGSGKTTLLRIIAGLEQADEGSGRIQFHGEDVTHVPAGKRRVGFVFQHYALFRHMSVFENIAFGLKVRPRKLRPKNNEIADRVHRLLKLVQLEGLEARYPSQLSGGQRQRVALARALAVEPKVLLLDEPFGALDAKVRKELRRWLRRFHEEIHLTTVFVTHDQEEALEIADEVVIMNNARVEQVGTPQQVYDHPATPFVYQFLGNVNVLRAQALAEAQGPRRPEGALEADGLVYVRPHDIVVSLDAPGAAGLPVVIRHVHAAGPQARLTLENVHTREPLEAEISRLELETLGLRVNDLVRVQLRQGHSFESDYAI is encoded by the coding sequence ATGAGCATTCAAGTTTCCAACATCCGCAAAAAATTCGGCGGGTTCACCGCGCTCGACGGCGTGGACCTAACCGTCCCGCGGGGCAAGCTGGTCGCGCTGCTCGGGCCCTCCGGCTCGGGCAAGACCACGCTGCTGCGCATCATCGCCGGACTCGAGCAGGCGGACGAGGGCAGCGGCCGGATCCAGTTTCACGGCGAGGACGTGACGCATGTCCCGGCGGGCAAGCGCCGCGTCGGCTTCGTGTTTCAGCACTACGCGTTGTTCCGGCACATGAGCGTGTTTGAAAACATCGCGTTCGGACTGAAAGTGCGGCCCCGCAAGCTCCGGCCCAAGAACAACGAAATCGCCGACCGCGTCCACCGGCTGCTCAAACTCGTGCAGCTGGAAGGGCTCGAAGCCCGCTATCCTTCCCAGCTTTCCGGCGGGCAGCGGCAGCGCGTCGCGCTGGCCCGGGCACTGGCGGTCGAGCCCAAGGTGCTCCTGCTCGACGAGCCGTTCGGCGCGCTCGACGCGAAGGTGCGCAAGGAACTGCGGCGCTGGCTGCGTCGGTTTCACGAGGAGATTCATCTCACCACCGTGTTCGTGACGCACGACCAGGAGGAGGCGCTGGAGATCGCCGACGAGGTCGTGATCATGAACAATGCGCGGGTGGAGCAGGTCGGCACGCCGCAGCAGGTCTACGATCATCCCGCGACGCCGTTCGTGTATCAATTTCTCGGCAACGTGAACGTGCTGCGAGCGCAGGCCCTGGCCGAGGCGCAGGGGCCGCGGCGGCCGGAGGGCGCACTCGAGGCGGATGGGCTGGTTTACGTCCGGCCACACGATATCGTCGTGTCGCTGGACGCGCCCGGTGCAGCCGGACTGCCGGTGGTGATCCGCCATGTGCATGCGGCCGGCCCGCAGGCGCGATTGACGTTGGAAAACGTGCACACCCGCGAGCCGCTCGAGGCGGAGATTTCCCGGCTGGAGCTGGAAACGCTCGGCTTGCGGGTGAACGATCTGGTCCGCGTGCAGCTGCGGCAGGGGCACTCATTCGAGTCGGATTACGCGATCTGA
- the cysT gene encoding sulfate ABC transporter permease subunit CysT, whose protein sequence is MSTVARTSRSVLPGFGLSLGFTLAYLGLIVLIPLSAAFIRTAGMSWSDFVAAVASPRVLASYRLSFGASFAAAAVNAVFGLILAWVLVRYRFPGRRIVDALVDLPFALPTAVAGIALTTIYSPNGWVGQWLEPHGIKVAFTQFGVFVALTFVGLPFVVRTLQPVLEELEPEIEEASASLGANRWQTIVRVLLPELLPALLTGFALSFARALGEYGSVVFISGNMPMKTEIVPLLIITKLEQYDYRGATAIAVVMLIISFLMLLVINLLQKWSRRYHRI, encoded by the coding sequence ATGTCCACCGTCGCCCGCACGTCCCGTTCGGTTTTGCCCGGCTTCGGTCTGTCGCTCGGGTTCACCCTGGCGTACCTCGGGCTCATCGTCCTCATCCCGCTCTCGGCGGCGTTCATCCGCACGGCCGGGATGAGTTGGAGCGATTTCGTGGCGGCGGTGGCGTCGCCGCGCGTGCTGGCGTCGTATCGGTTGAGCTTCGGGGCGTCGTTCGCGGCCGCGGCGGTCAACGCCGTGTTCGGACTGATCCTCGCGTGGGTGCTCGTGCGCTATCGTTTCCCCGGCCGGCGCATCGTCGACGCGCTCGTGGATTTGCCGTTCGCCCTGCCCACCGCGGTGGCGGGCATCGCGCTGACCACGATCTATTCACCCAACGGCTGGGTGGGACAGTGGCTCGAGCCGCATGGAATCAAGGTCGCGTTCACGCAATTCGGCGTGTTTGTCGCGCTGACGTTCGTGGGGCTGCCGTTCGTCGTGCGCACGCTGCAGCCCGTGCTGGAGGAACTCGAGCCGGAGATCGAGGAGGCCTCCGCCAGCCTCGGGGCGAACCGCTGGCAGACGATCGTGCGCGTGCTCCTGCCGGAGTTGCTGCCCGCGCTGCTCACCGGTTTCGCGCTGTCGTTTGCGCGCGCGTTGGGCGAATACGGTTCGGTGGTCTTCATCTCGGGCAACATGCCGATGAAGACCGAGATCGTGCCGCTGCTGATCATCACGAAGCTCGAGCAATACGACTATCGCGGCGCCACCGCGATCGCGGTCGTGATGCTCATCATCTCGTTCCTGATGCTGCTCGTGATCAACCTGCTTCAGAAATGGAGCCGCCGCTATCACCGGATTTAA
- a CDS encoding sulfate ABC transporter substrate-binding protein has protein sequence MKISPLLTLLAAAVVATTVSAKTVKLLNVSYDPTRELYVEFNKAFAEYWKAKTGDDVVVKQSHGGSGKQARSVIDGLEADVVTLALAGDVDALHRNAKLIPADWQQRLPHNSAPYTSTIVFLVRKGNPKAIKDWDDLVKPGVAVITPNPKTSGGAQWNYLAAWEYARRKFGSEAAAKEFVAKLYRNVPVLDSGARGATTTFVQRGIGDVFISWENEAFLALNEFGRGDFELVVPSLSILAEPTVAVVDRFAQHKGNEAVAQAYLEYLYSEQGQDIVGRHYYRPVAEAAKAKYAGRFPKIELFTIADAFGGWTKAKQVHFADGGTFDQIYAR, from the coding sequence ATGAAAATTTCCCCGCTTCTGACCCTGCTCGCAGCCGCTGTCGTCGCCACGACGGTTTCCGCGAAAACCGTCAAGCTGCTCAACGTGTCGTATGATCCGACGCGCGAGCTCTACGTCGAATTCAACAAGGCGTTCGCCGAGTATTGGAAGGCGAAGACCGGCGACGACGTGGTCGTCAAACAATCCCATGGCGGCTCGGGCAAGCAGGCCCGCTCGGTGATCGACGGACTCGAGGCCGACGTCGTCACGCTCGCGCTCGCCGGTGACGTCGATGCGCTGCATCGCAATGCCAAACTGATTCCGGCGGATTGGCAGCAGCGGCTGCCGCACAATTCCGCGCCCTACACGAGCACGATCGTGTTCCTCGTGCGCAAGGGGAACCCGAAGGCGATCAAGGACTGGGACGATTTGGTGAAGCCCGGCGTTGCAGTGATCACGCCGAATCCGAAGACCTCCGGCGGCGCGCAGTGGAACTATCTCGCCGCCTGGGAGTACGCACGGCGCAAGTTCGGCAGCGAGGCGGCGGCGAAGGAGTTCGTCGCGAAGCTTTATCGCAACGTACCGGTGCTCGATTCGGGCGCGCGCGGCGCTACGACGACCTTCGTGCAGCGCGGCATCGGCGACGTGTTCATCTCGTGGGAAAACGAGGCGTTCCTCGCGCTCAACGAATTCGGTCGTGGCGATTTCGAGCTGGTGGTGCCGTCGCTGAGCATTCTCGCCGAGCCGACCGTCGCGGTCGTGGATCGCTTCGCCCAGCACAAGGGCAACGAAGCCGTGGCCCAAGCCTACCTCGAATATCTCTACAGCGAGCAGGGGCAGGACATCGTTGGACGGCACTACTACCGCCCGGTGGCCGAGGCGGCGAAGGCCAAATACGCCGGCCGCTTCCCGAAGATCGAATTGTTCACGATTGCCGACGCGTTCGGCGGCTGGACCAAAGCCAAGCAGGTCCATTTCGCCGACGGCGGCACGTTTGATCAGATCTACGCGCGTTAG